A portion of the Tiliqua scincoides isolate rTilSci1 chromosome 3, rTilSci1.hap2, whole genome shotgun sequence genome contains these proteins:
- the LOC136645311 gene encoding uncharacterized protein F54H12.2-like, which yields MAFIHGCSEECTKSELDLFQIPPTQTSIEGSVYVEVPPLTAVTESSSLEFFIAGNGEDYLDLNNTLLYLRCKIVKEDGGNIDRQAEVALVNYPIASIFSQLDVTLGDRLISQSNNCYPYRAFIESVLNYSEDALSSQFSAGMFYKDTPGEHDSADMDGQNQGFIKRAGLTAESRKIELMGHLHADLFFQEKLLLNGVDVKIKLTRSKDRFCMMTDDANVKYRLKLLTASLFVKKVRVAPGVRLGHAEALLTATAKYPVDRVSMKVFSLPVGSRVSNQENLFLGQLPKMVVIGLVDNDAFSGTFSKNPFNFKHYDINFFAIYLSGYQIPECGEHYSLINTGNLRAEVRFARPLPQTVNMIVYGVFDNIIEINNQRNVLFDYM from the exons atgGCTTTTATTCACGGATGctcagaagagtgtacaaaatcCGAACTAGACCTGTTTCAAATACCCCCTACgcagaccagcattgaaggaagcGTTTATGTGGAGGTGCCTCCGTTGACGGCTGTGACGGAGTCTTCATCATTGGAGTTTTTCATCGCgggaaatggggaggattatttggatttaaacaacactctactttacttgaggtgtaaaattgtaaaagaagatgggGGTAACATTGATCGACAGGCAGAAGTGGCGTTGGTGAACTACCCTATCGCTTCCATTTTTAGTCAGCTGGACGTAACCCTGGGAGACAGACTCATTAGTCAAAGCAACAACTGCTATCCCTATAGGGCTTTCATCGAGTCTGTGCTAAACTACAGCGAAGATGCACTTTCCAGTCAGTTCTCTGCAGgaatgttttacaaagacacaccTGGTGAACACGACTCAGCGGACATGGATGGGCAAAACCAAGGGTTTATTAAAAGAGCTggactgactgctgaaagcagaaaaatagaactcaTGGGTCATCTCCATGCGGacctcttttttcaagaaaaactgttGTTAAACGGGGTGGATGTGAAAATTAAACTCACACGGAGCAAAGACAGATTCTGTATGATGACTGATGACGCAAATGTCAAATACCGGCTGAAGCTTTTGACGGCGTCACTGTTTGTAAAGAAGGTGAGAGTTGCCCCGGGGGTACGGCTGGGGCATGCTGAAGCTTTGCTTACAGCCACCGCCAAGTACCCCGTGGACCGTgtcagtatgaaagtgtttagtctCCCGGTGGGGAGTCGCGTTAGtaaccaggagaacctgtttctggGACAATTGCCAAAGATGGTCGTGATTGGCCTGGTGGACAACGATGCTTTCAGCGGAACCTTCAGCAAAAACCCgtttaactttaagcattatgacatcaatttttttgctatttacctgtcggggtaccaaatccca GAATGCGGCGAGCACTATTCCTTGATCAACACGGGGAACCTTAGGGCAGAAGTTCGGTTTGCCAGGCCCCTCCCACAGACCGTTAACATGATCGTCTACGGGGTTTTTGACAacataattgaaataaataaccagaggaatgttctgtttgattatatgtga